Below is a genomic region from Nitrospiraceae bacterium.
AAGGCGAGTCAGACTCTGCAGGAGTTGCGGGAGTCGAAGGCTCAACGGAAATCTCAGCGGCTGCTTGGACCGTTGCCTGCTCTCCAATCGAAGATCCCTCGGATGGGTCAGTGGTTATCACAGGAGCTGCCGCCGGCTCTGGCTGAATCGAGCTCGTCAAGATAACGTCTGTTTCGCTATTCTGTGCAAGGATAGAGCCCTGTTCAGTGGTCACAGAAGCTGGCGGTTCGGAATCTGCAATGGGGATGGTGGTTTCTTCCACCTGTTCCCACGGCATAGGCGAGGTTAGTGATGATGAAGCTGACGTGATCGGGGCTTGTTCTGAAGGGAGAGCCTCAGGCTGATCGGACAGAGGCGGAATTTGTATGGACTCGTCCGATGGTGACAAGGTCGAGAGGCCATCGGTTGTTGCAGCCTCATTCTCGGAGAGGGATTCAGGTACGGCACTTGCGGTCAGTCCCGGTTCATCAGTCACGGGTTGGGATGGACTAAGCGCCTCAAGAGATTGGCCGTCACTCGAGTATTGGATGTCTGATTCGACTGGAGGAACGGACGTTGCCTCGAACTGACTTTCTTCTGGATTAACAGAGAATGGAGACGATGTGGACAAAGAAGTCGTGACTGCCTGAGACTCACCAGGTTGTTCCCACGGCATGACCTCTGTGTTCGATTCGACAGGACGAGACGGCACCGCTCCTTCCGAACTGGGAGGAGTATGGTCTTGAACGGGTTGTTGAGCTGCTGGGTTGACAGGGGATCTGAGAAATTCGCCGGTTTGAATGTCGAACATCGAGGCCAAACGAAAGGCCACGGGACTAGCCGGCGCGACTTCCCGGATCTTGGCATAAAGCTGTCCAGGTTTTTGAGGGCTGTCCGGGTCCGGATCCTCAACGAGAATGTCGATGGCCTTACCAAGCTCAGCCACCGCAGCCATGGCATCACCCTTCCCTTCGAAGACGTGCGCCAGAAGTTCGAGAAAGGGGACACAGCGGGGGCCCGCGGCCAAATACTCCCGTAATAGAGACTCGGCCAGCCAGTAATCCTGCCGCTCGATCGCTTCGCGTGCGAGCGATTCGAAGGCCTGCCGCGCAGTGACAAGGCTGCCGAGTCGAAGATGGAGTGTGGCAAAAAGTCGCCGAGCCTCGGTGTTATGAGGGTCGAGCGCAAGAAGTTCCTTGAGAGCCGCAGAAGACCGGCCATACTTGCCGGCGTTCATCTGGGTGATGGCGTCCTCGAGTAACGCGCTCTTTTTACTGTACCCGACAACACCTCGCTTGTGCCCCCTGGAAGGGTTCTTTTTGTCGGATTTTATGAAGGATTTTTTGTCAGTCCGCACGTTACAACTTTAGCAGATCTTTCAGTCACGGAACGCCGCAGTTCTGGGTATTTCAGGCACGATGCGGGTTCCACGCAACTTCGCAAATTCTTAACTGGTTCTTTACGGGGGTGAAACGGGACAGACGGGTGCAAGCCCAATGCCATTGCAAGTTCTAACCGAAGAAAAATAATCCTTTATTTTTAGCTGGTTAGACGCCGATGACCTGGGAGCAGACCGTCCGATTTCGCCAAAATTGAACGAGAGCGCCAAGAATCGTGAGGCCCTGAGTGCGGTTGTATCAGCTAAGAGGCATGTGGTACCGTCATTCCTCATTCAAGAACGAAGTCTGACAGTGAGGCATATTTCTCGGCTGCATGCCCTAGAGGTTACCTCTCGATGAACCCTGTCTTGAGTCGCAGACTCGCCGTTGCTTGCCTGGTGGCCTGTGTAGGCTTGCTGCCGCCTTGTCTGCTTTCGGCGGAGGTCACTCCAGTATCCATTGGGCGGGTGGCGCTGGATTTCAATGACGTCGAGCTTCCCGTTTTTGTCCGCTTCATCAGCGAGCTTACTGGGAAGAATTTCGTACTGGACGACACGGTGAAGAAAACCGGGGGAAAGATCTCCGTGTTCTCTCCGACGAAAGTTACGCCAGATCAGGCGTATGCCATGTTTGTCTCTGCTCTTGAAGTGAGCCGCCTCGCAGTGGTCCCGAAGGGTGCTGTCTATCAAATCGTTCCGATGGGAGAGCTTCCTCCGGAGCGCGCGGTCTTTGTTTACAAACTCAAACACGCTAATGCGACTGATCTTGCGGCCGTCTTGACCAATTTGGTCGCCCGTTCGCAGACCGTCGCGCAGGCCGCGCCCGGCGCACGACCGCCTATGCGGCCTTTGACGGAGTTCGAGGCGCCGGTGCAAGTATTCGCTGACAAGCCGACGAATTCTCTCATCATCAGCGCGACTAAAACCGCCTATGCCAAGTTGCAATCAGTAATCCAAGGCTTGGACACCAGACGTAACCAAGTGTTTGTCGAAGCGGTCATCCTCGAAGTCGAAGTGGACCGGCTCAAACAGATTGGCAGCGACCCACTGCAGGTCATCGCGGCTGGGAAAAGCGGTTCTCTTCAAGGAATTGCTGGATTCAATCTTGCCCCCGAAAACGCCTCGACCCTGGCACAAACCATCCTTGGTACTGGCGCTGTTGCCGCTGCTGGCGCTGCGACCGGCGGAACCATATCGATCCTAAACACCGTCAACGTTCGCGGATTCTTGCAATTGCTGATGAGCCTCACGGATACCAACGTGCTCTCGACCCCGCAGGTCCTCGCGGCCGACAATCAGAAAGCCAAGATTGTGGTTGGCGAGAATGTCCCGTTCCCAACCGGACAGGCACAAGGCATTACTGGGGGAACCCTCGTGACGATCGAGCGCAAAGACGTCGGGGTGACGTTGGAATTGAGCCCACAGGTCTTGGAAGACGATCTCATTCGCCTCGAGATCAAACAGGAGATCTCTGCAATTGAGGCTGGCACGGCGCAGACGATCGGCACAGGAACGTCAAGCGTACCGGTCGGGCCCACCCTTACCAAACGCTCAATGGAAACCACCGCGATCGCCAAAAGTGGGCAGACGCTCGTGATCGGGGGACTCGTCCGGGATAATGTACTGCTGACCGAGAACAAAGTTCCATTCTTCGGTGACATTCCCCTAATAGGGTGGCTCTTCCGATCTCAATCCAACCAGACACAAAAACTGAATCTGTTAGTGTTTTTAACCCCTCAGCTGGTCAAAAATGAGATCGACATGGTCGAACTCAATGCTCGCAAGTCCGCCGAGTTGAGTACGTTGCAGCGGGAAAACCGGATCGAGGAACCCACCAGAATCAAGCAGGAAGTCCTGGAGAAACTAGAACGTCCGAACGGCTCAAACCGTCCATCCCCGCCGAACGCCGAACTTCCGACATCGGCGCAACCCTAGCCTCCACTCAGAGTTGGTATCAAACCACACGAGTTGTTCGAAGGAGCACTTGGGGTGAGTGACGGGCTTCGAACCCGCAGCCTCCTGAGCCACAGTCAGGCGCTCTACCCTTGAGCTACACCCACCACTAAGAGAAGTCGGAGTGAAAACGCTTGCGAGGGAATCTTAGCAAAGAGCGGAGAAGGCCCGCAACCACGGCTGGATCATCAGCCCCGTGCGTCGAAAGCCGCTTGCATCTCCGAAAGAATAGCCGCTGCCGCAGCGGCGGGATCTGCCGCATCCCTGATGGGACGACCGATGACCAGATAGTCCGCCCCGGCGGCGATCGTTTGGGTCGGCGTCGTCACCCGGGCATGATCATCCACGCCCTTCCCGGCTGGACGGACTCCAGGCGTGACGATCAAGAAGCGAGGCCCGACTTTGGGACGAAGCACACCGGCTTCCTCACCCGAGGCCACAACCCCGTCGCATCCGACCTCTGAAGCCAGCAATGCTCGAGCACTGACCAGTTCTTGCACGCTGTGCTGAATGCCCATGTCACGCAAGTCCTGACTGTCAAAATTCGTGAGTACTGTGACGGCGAGGAGTTTGAGGCTCGAGTTTCCCCGGCCCTGTACGGCTGCTGCGAGAGCTTTGCGATTTGCGTGCACAGTCAGGAACTCCACTCCCATGGCCGCGACGCGTGTGGTAGCGCGACGAACGGTTTCCTCGATGTCCAGAAACTTGAGATCCAAAAAGACGCGTTTCCCACGATCGATCACACGCTTCACCATGTCCGGACCAGCAGCCGTGTAGAGCTCCAGACCAATTTTGACGAAACCGATCTGGTCATGGACATGATCCAACAATCGATCTGCTTCGACACTGGACGGCACGTCGAGGGCCAGGATCAGGCGGTCACGTGCGGCGATTTTCGACACTGGTGATTCCTTTCTGAGGGAGACTTATCTTGACGCCTCAATCGGCCCTATGGTACAAATTCGCTCCTCTTTTGTATAGGAGCGTGCAATGCCTGTTATCCACAAGTCGACAATTCGTCGAGCTCGCCAAGCGGAAAAACGTCAGGAGCGCAATCGCGCTACATTAAGTGCCGTGAAGGGGCTTGTGAAGAAGCTCCAAACTGCCGTAGCCGAAAACAAAATTAATGAGGCCAAGGCTTCATTGCGCGAAGCGACATCGGCACTGAGTAAGGCTGTGACGAAAGGCGTACTCAAAGCAAACACAGCGTCTCGCCGGATTTCCCGCCTCACTCTTCGGGTCAATGCTTTGACCGCTTCCCGCTCGTAATCGTCCGGATATTGGATACTAGCTTCGTCCGTATTGCCTCTTTCGGCTGAGAACCAGCCGATGATGAAGCGCGACCCTCGCCCGGGGCACGATCACAGAGCCTCAGCAAGAGTTGTTCAACTATCCGAGCTGGTTTTCCTCCGCTTCCTCCTTTGAGTTTTGCGTCAACTTCCAGAAACCACCCAAGCGCCTTACTCAAGTGGGACTCGGAAAACTGCCCCAGAAAGGTGCGGATCTTATAGGGGTCCATCCGGAGCATCCGGGCCGCTTCGGATTCACGCCCCCCCTGTTTCAGGAGATCTTTGACCTTCCAAATACGGCGATATTGCCACGCGAGCGAGCCCAACATTCGCAGCGGAGCCTCGCCCGCTTCGAGGTTTCGTGCCAGGATGCCCATGACACGCCCGCGATCGCGCACCCCGATCGCTATCGCTAAATCGAACACCGATGCACCAGGTTCGATTCCGCGTAACGTCTCCACGTCGTTGGCTGTCGCGGCTCGTTCGGACGAAACATAGGCCGCCAACTTCTCCAACTCGCGGCGCGCCGAATAGAGTGATCCTCCACAGGTTTCTTTGAGCATCTGCAGCGCGTCATCGCTGAGCCGAACCCCCACACGCGCGGCATCCTCTTTGAGCCACGGAGTCAACTGCGCATCAGACGGAGTCGAACAATCGACTGAAACGGCAACGCGCGCAAGCGTCTGCGTAAACTTCAGGCGGCCGTCCATCTTAGGCGCGGCGAATAGGAGGGCGGTCATGTCATTAGGCGTCTGAAGATATGGCAACAACGCCTCACATTCCCGTGCAGGTAATTTATCAGCCGCCTTCACCACAACGAGTCGTCGAAGTGCAAATACCGCCACCTCCGAAGCACAGGCCACAATGTCTGCTCCGCTGGCTTCATCTCCGTAGAAAACATCGCAGTTGAACGTATCTCCACCTTCTCCAAGCACCGCGGTCTTGAGCGCGGCTACCGTCGTATCCCGCAGAAGATCGTCCTCGCCAACGACGAGGTACAATGGAGCGACGGCACCCTGCTTGAGCGAGGCCTGAAATTGAGTCGGCGTGACAGTCGATGGCATTGGCCCGCTCGTCCTAATTGATCCCTGTCGTAGTCGGAGCCGGAGTCGGTGTGGGTTTAGAGAGTTTGCCCGACTCTATCTGCAACAGAAAGCGAGACGCCAAGTCTGCGGCGATGAACCGTCCTGCTTGCTCCAAAGCACGATTCTGGAGCGCTCGATTAAATTGAAGATCCGTCGTCACAAAAAATTCCGACGCTCCCTTGGCCGTTTGCATCCATACCACTTTCTTCGTACGCGTCTCCTCAACTTTCACGAGGACGATGACCTCTGTCCGACTTTCGAGGGTCGTCGTCTGAGTAAAGCTCAGCGTTGGAACGTTGACCGACAGGATTTGACCTGTAAGCACCAAGTCCGCGGCTTCCGATTCGGAGACGATCTGAGCACCACTCCCCGATGAAAATTCATGCCGCAAATAATTCGTATAGCGTGTTTCCAGGTTGGGTTCGAAACTCATATTCTGCAACGTTCTGATCACCAGGCGTGGCGGCGGCTCTGATGAGGCGGGAGCAGAGGTTCCGCCGATTGTAGGGCCGGCTCCTTCGACACGAAACTGATAGCCGCATCCGGCCAGCAAGAGCAGCGATAAAGCCACGGCCGAAGACCAAGGACTCAGGACTGAGAGAGTTTGAAGACCCCGGGTTCGCATACGTGACAACCTATTCATTCAGTCCTCGTAGCTCAGACCCGCTTTGTTCACACCACGAAGTTGATGAGCTTCTTCTCAACGTAGATGACTTTTTGAGGTGTTTTCCCCTGCATCCATTCACCGATCTGTCCTCGCGCGAGACGCTCGACCTCTACTCGGGACGTGTCGACTCCGATCTCGATTTTTCCGCGAAGCTTTCCGTTCACCTGGATGGGAATCGTCAACCTATCGCTGATCGTCAATGCGGAATCGAAGCCGGGCCAGGGCTGTTGTGAAACACTGGCCTGTCCACCCAATTTTTGCCAAAGTTCTTCGGCCAGATGTGGAGCAAACGGCGAGAGGATCAATACAAACGGTTCCAACAATGTCCGTGGCCGCTGATCAATTTTCGTCAGCTCGTTGGTAAACACCATCATCTGTGAAATAGCCGTGTTGAATCGGAGTGTCTCGATGTCTTCCGTCACTTTTTTGATCGTTTGATGCAGGAGACGCAGCTGATCGAGACTCGGTGCCTTCATTACAACCGCGCTCGATATATTGCCTTCTTCGTTCACCATCAACCGCCACACTCGCTCCAAAAACCTTGTGACGCCTTCGACCCCCCTCGTACTCCAGGGCTTCATCGCCTCCAACGGACCCATGAACATTTCATAGAGCCGCACGGCATCAGCGCCGAACTGATCCATCATTTCGTCGGGATTCACGACATTGCCGCGAGACTTCGACATCTTTTGGTTATCTTCTCCGAGAACAATGCCTTGATGCACGAGCTTCTTGAATGGCTCCGGCGTACTCACAACACCGATGTCGAAAAGCACCTTGTGCCAAAACCTCGCGTACAACAAATGCAAGACAGCATGTTCACTGCCACCGATGTAGAGATCGACCGGCATCCAGTAGCGTTCCTTCTCCGGATCGACAAGGCGTTGTGGATTCGTCGGATCAATGAATCGGAGGTAGTACCAGCAGGATCCTGCCCATTGGGGCATCGTGTTGGTTTCCCGCCGAGCGGGCTTTCCGCTTGTCGGATCGACGGTGGTCACCCAATCCTGGAGATTTGAGAGAGGGCTTTCTCCCGTTCCTGAGGGCTTGAAATTGCTTGTTTCCGGCAGTACCAGTGGGAGTTGCTCTTCCGGCAGTGGACGAGATTCCTCGCCTATCCACACGACCGGAAAGGGCTCACCCCAATAGCGTTGCCGTGCGAAAAGCCAATCGCGCAACTTGTAATTGACGGCTTTGCGTCCCCTGCCTTGAGACTCCAACCAGGCCGTGATCTTGGGAATCGCGTCGACCGGCGTGAGGCCGTTGATCGAAAAACTTCCGTCGCGTGTCGTTGAGTTGACGACAGTTCCATTCTCGGTTGTCACGAACGCTTCCTTCTCGATATCGCCACCCGCGATGACCTCTCGGATCGGAAGGGAATACGTTCGAGCGAAGGCCCAGTCGCGTTCGTCGTGCGCCGGTACCGCCATGATGGCGCCGGTCCCGTACCCCATTAAGACATAATCCGCGATCCAGATCGGGAGCCGTTCCTGGTTTACCGGATTGGTAGCGTACCCTCCGGTGAAGACACCGGTCTTCTCCTTGTCGAGTTCCTGCCGCTGCAGATCACTTTTACGAGCGGCAGCATCACGGTAGGCCGTCACGTCGGCACGACGGTCTGTCGTCGTCACAACCTCCACTAAGGGGTGCTCTGGCGCCATGACCATATAGGTGGCGCCGAACAGGGTATCAGGCCTGGTGGTAAAGATACGAATCGTACCCTTGGCACCGGCCAGTTCAAATTCGACCTCGGCTCCGATCGATCGACCAATCCAATTCTTCTGCATCTCAAGCGTACTGGGTGGCCATTCGACTAACTTGAGATCATCCAGCAATCGATCGGCATAGGCAGTAATCTTCAATACCCATTGCCGCATCGGTTTGCGGACAACGTCAAAGCCGCCGACCTCGCTCTTGCCATCGACAATTTCTTCGTTCGCGAGCACGGTGCCCAGCGCCGGACACCAGTTGACCGGTACCTCCGCTACATAGGCGAGGCCCCGCTCATAGAGTTTCAAGAAGATCCATTGCGTCCAACGATAATAGGCGGGGTCCGTCGTACTGAGCTCTCGATCCCAGTCATAGGAAAGCCCGATGCGTTTCATTTGTCGCTTGAAGGTTTCGATATTCTGCGCGGTCGTCACAGCTGGGTGGACGCCCGTTTTCACGGCATACTGTTCGGCCGGAAGCCCGAATGCGTCCCACCCCATCGGATGCAGCACGTTGAATCCCTTCATGCGCTTGTAGCGGGAAACGATGTCGGTGGCGGTATAGCCTTCGAGATGACCGACGTGCAACCCGGACCCGGAGGGATAGGGAAACATGTCGAGGCAATAAAACTTGGGCTTCGATCGGTCGTCGGTCGCCCGAAACAGCCGCTGCTGTTCCCAATAGGCTTGCCATTTTGCCTCGATGGCGTGGTGATCGTAGGTTTTGCTCATAACATAATAATCGTGCTGGGAAGCCGTCAGCCTTCAGCACTCAGCTGGAATCCTTTCAAAAAGCTTACTGCTGAAAGCTGACAGCTAATGGCCTATTTTGCAACTTGTGAATCTAACACAGCCCGCAGAGGGTCACAAGATTCGCACAGGCCGTTCGCCTCGTCTTTGCTATACTGCGGCGGCATGGGACTCTATAGCAGCTACATTTTCCCCCGTCTGATGGATTGGGTCATGAGCGGGGAGGAATTTCATCGGTGGCGAGCCCTGCTGCTTCAAGACGCGCAGGGTGAAACATTAGAGATCGGTCTGGGAACGGGACTGAATCTCCCTCACTACCCTCAAACCGTATCATTGTTGCATGCCGTGGATCCGGCATCGCTCCTGCCCGATCGCGTGAGGCAACGGGTCAAGTCCGCGGCGTTTCCGATTCACATCACCCGAGTCAGTGCGGAAACGCTTCCGTTTGCTGATCGAATCTTTGATTGCGTAGTCAGTACCTGGACGCTTTGCACTATCCCCGACCCGATCACAGCACTCAAGGAAATCCGACGTGTGCTCAAACCGACCGGCCGTTACCTCTTTCTTGAACATGGCCGAAGCGAGAATGAGAGGATCGCTGCCTGGCAGGATCGACTCAATCCGATCCAGCGAATAGTCGGGTGCGGCTGCAATCTGAACCGACGGATCGATCAGCTCATCTTGCAGGCTGGTCTCTGCATCACGAACCTCGACCGGTTTCAAATGGAGGGCATCCCGCGACTTGCGGCAGAGATGTACCGGGGCGTGGCGTCCTCCTCCTAGCTACCGGGGTGTCCGTTCATAAGGACGGAAAAGTGTTCGACGGAGGTGAAGATGGACGAAGGAGCAGGCTCGAGCTGTGAACTGGATTTGGCACTATGCAACAGATGAGCGACACCAAAATCCTGGGCGGCGACCAGGCAGCATTCATCGTCATCGATGTAGAGTGAACGCTTTGGTTCGAACCCTACGAGCCGTTGGCAGTTGGGCCAATACTCCGATCGCATCTTTAAATAGCCCACCTCAAACGCATTTACCACACGATCTACACATCGATCCACACCAGTCCTCGCAGTTTTGATGGCTACGCCCGACTCGTGGGCGTTGGTCACAATCGTCACCCGCTTACCCATCCGTCGCAGATTTCCCAAGAACGCCTCCGCCCCTGGAAGAAATCCGATCAGGTGATCAAGTTCCTTTGTCATGGCCACAACGTCGATACCGATTCGCTTGGTCCAGTAATGGAGGTCGGTCCAGGCTAACTCACCTTCGACCGACCGGTACATCGACATGAGCAGGTCGCGGGCTTCTTCGAAGGTCGTGTCGTGTAACAAGGCGTAGCGCCTCGGTAATTCCTCTTCGAAGAAGAAATTATCGAAATGGCGGTCGAGCAACGTCCCGTCCATATCGAGCAGAACGTCATCGATTTGAGACCAATCGGGAATGAGCTGAGTGCTGAGTGCTGAGAGCTGAGTCATGGGTTAAAGTATATCGAAGGTTGGGCAAGAAGACGAGCCTGTTGTCTTTGTGAAAATCCCTGTGTTACGGTCCGCGCGAGGCCGTATGGCACGCGCTAAGCCCAAGACTTCTTCTGCCTCGACCCTGCCGATGGCCGAGACGGGCCACGTACCGATCGTCGCCATCATTGGTCGACCGAATGTCGGGAAGTCCACGCTCTTCAACCGTATCCTCGGCAGCCGGATTGCGATTGTCGATGACGTCCCGGGCGTTACGCGGGACCGCAATTATGCCGATGCCACCTATCGGGGCCGAAAGTTCCGGTTGGTCGACACAGGGGGGCTTGAACCCTCGGCAACAGAGGGTATGCTGGCGTTGATTCGCCGTCAGTCGGAGTTGGCAATTGCCGAAGCTGATCTCCTCATCCTCCTGATGGACGGACGGGCCGGCTTAACGCCCCCAGACCAAGAAGTAGTCCGCTTGTTACGGGGTACGACGAAGCCTTTGTTTGTGGCTGTGAACAAGATTGATACCCCCAAATCCGACCCGCTGGTGGCTGACTTTTATCAGCTTGGCACGGATATGCTCTATCCAATCTCTGCGGAACATGGCATCGGCGTTGCCGAACTCCTCGATGCCCTATACCCCTTGCTCCCTCCGGTCGAGGAAGGCGAAATGCGGAGCGAGACACCCCGCGTTGCAGTTGTCGGACGGCCGAACGTCGGTAAATCGACCCTCGTGAACACTGTCCTGGGAGAAGATCGGGTTGTGGTCAGCGACGTACCAGGAACCACGCGAGATACCATCGATTCGTTGGCCACCTACCAGGGCCGGCAATATCTGTTCACCGACACGGCCGGCATTCGCCGCCGGGGGAAGATTGACCGCGGGATTGAGGGCTATAGTGTGGCTCGTTCGCTTCGCGCGATCGGACGATCCGACGTAGCCGTGCTGTTGCTAGATGCCGTCGAGGGCGTCACCGAACAAGATACGAAGATCGCCGGCCTCGCCTTGCGACAGGGGCGAGCCTGCCTCCTATTCGTGAATAAATGGGATCTTCGCGAAGGTGACGCACAGGCCCGCCAGCAAACCGAGCAAGATCTCCGGCGTCGATTTCCGTTTCTCCCCTGGGCCCCCGTCCTCTTCGGATCTGCGCTCAAACCCGACTCCTTGCGCCGGTTGTTCCCGGCCATCGACGAAGCCTTCGCCTCATTCTCGAAACGAGTCCCCACCGGACACCTCAACCAGTTCTTGCAACAAATTTTGGCGACCCACCCCCTGCCCGTTCGAAAGGGGAAGCCCACGAAGGTCACGAAGTCAGCTTTTATGACCCAGGTCGCCACGAAGCCGCCCGTCTTCGCCTTGTTTGTCGGCCATCCGGAAGACGTTACGCCTGCCTATTTGCGATACCTCGAGCATCAGATCCGAGAGGAGTATGGATTTTCCGGCACCCCCCTTCGGATCCTCGCCAGGAAGAAATAATTCGAACAGTTTCTGAACGACCATGAGCATCTCTGTACACATCCGCTCGCCTGCATGAATCGCTATGCCGGAATTCCCGCTATTTTCGCCAGACAGACTTTCCATGCTCTCAGGTTCAACATTTGCACGTCCCGATGGCCATTTTCACTAGAGGATCGGCGTGAAACAATCCGACAAACTAGCAAGCGGCCCAATCACCGCCCCGACATATCCGACCCATCCCTCCTCTACTACTGAATCTGGCATGATCGTGTTCTCCTCACCAACGCAAATCCTCCATATGAATGGCCCAGCTCGCTCTCTCATAACCCTCTTTGGGGAATCGGGCAGGGCCTGGAGCCCCCCGACTCACGAATCGTTGCCGTCAATATTTACAGAGTTTTGCCGCGATGTGTTGGAACAACTCCGCGGTCGGATGGACCCGCACGACTGGGCCCAATTCGAAATGCGCCGAGTGTGTTACATGGTGACCCCGCCAATTCTTATCCGTGGGTTCGGTATCCCCGATTCGGCCACTAAGCACCCTCGCATCATTCTCACTCTTCACAGCCTCGGTCACGCGGAGCATCATTCTGCCCTCGATACCGATCTTCACCGAACTGCAGCACTCTCACAGGCAATCGTGTAGGGAACATTGTGGCCGCTCACAGGGGGTGAAGGCTTTCGCCTTGACACTCCCCCGGCATCGTGTTATTCGCACAAGTACTCCAGGCGCCGACAGGGGCGGATCTCGGGATGTAGACTCATGGAGGTTTGCATCACATGATCGCCTTCGTTGTTCCATCGAGACGACGTCATGATCAGGCATACCCATCCCTGCGCCGTTCACGTCCTGCACAGCATGAGTCTTCTGGTTTGTGGGCTCGCGCTCTCAGCAGCCCTCACCGGCGTGAGCGCAGCCGAAGAGCCGCCGTCACAGACGGCCATTCCACCCAACACCCAAGCCAATCCAGCAGCCGCTGCGACAGATGAGGCCGACCCTTCCATTGTCTTGCGAGGATCGGTGTGGCGAACGAAAGCGGGTATTGTCTTTCTTAAGACTCCGATCGGGATGCTCACATTCAGCTCAAAAACGACCTTGAAAGATCTCAAGGCCTCTCAGGAAGTCCGGTTTTGGCTGCACGAAACCAGCTCCGTAGTCGAGATCCACAAAAAGGGAGATGACACATTGGTCCATCGCTATTTGAGCGGGCCGATGAAATCAGCGACTGACTCGAGCAAACGATTGCTCTGGTGGACCCCCACCGGAGAACAGGCCGTTCACCCCGGCACACACGAGGAACGACTTGCGTCGCATCACGATGGAGACCCGCTGACCGTTGAAGTGGATGGGGCGGATACCGTGATCGGAGTCCACGACCTTCAGTTCGATCTCCAAGTGGGCCAAGCCCCACCGTCCGGATCTGATACACATGTGTTGCTCTCCGGCACGGTCTCGAAAATAAAGTCTAATTTTGTCTTTCTCCGAACACCGATCGGCGTGGTGACCATCAACACCAAAATCGGGGTTCACAATGCGAAGGTCGGGCAGCGCATGACCCTGCACATCGACCAGGGCCATGTCGGCGTCGATCTCGCCGCGGCAGGATCGAGTGGCACGCGTCCAACCCCTCGCGCAAGCACCGCACCATCCCCTTAGCATCTTGTCTGACACGTTTGCTTTGGGTAGCAACGTCTCCCAGCTTGACAGCCCACGACCGACCTCCTAGACTCCGCGCCACCGATGTCGACTCAGCCTCCCAAGAATCTTCGTAAGCAAGCCAACCGTGCCACCGACGACGAGCGTTCCCAATTTGATAGGATCTATCGAGACCATGTCGATCTGATCTATCGCTACGCTAATCGGCTCTGTGGAGAGGTCGAAGCGGCGAAAGATTTGGTTCAGGAAACCTTTTTGAATGCTTACCGGGGTTTCAAGGATTTTCGGGGCGATGCCCAGATTTCGACGTGGCTCTATACCATCGCCTCACGCGCCTGTCTGCGCATGCGTCGAAAAAAGAAGGGGGAGCCGGAACGGGAGCTGTCGCTCGATGAGTTCGTCCCGACCTCGGAGGGTGAATTCCGACTGCAAATTCCAGTCGACGGGCTAACCCCGGAAGAAGCGCTTCAGAACAAGGAGCTCCGTCAGGCACTCGATCAGGCCATCGGGAAGCTCCCGAGAAAATATCGGA
It encodes:
- the pyrF gene encoding orotidine-5'-phosphate decarboxylase, whose amino-acid sequence is MSKIAARDRLILALDVPSSVEADRLLDHVHDQIGFVKIGLELYTAAGPDMVKRVIDRGKRVFLDLKFLDIEETVRRATTRVAAMGVEFLTVHANRKALAAAVQGRGNSSLKLLAVTVLTNFDSQDLRDMGIQHSVQELVSARALLASEVGCDGVVASGEEAGVLRPKVGPRFLIVTPGVRPAGKGVDDHARVTTPTQTIAAGADYLVIGRPIRDAADPAAAAAAILSEMQAAFDARG
- the holA gene encoding DNA polymerase III subunit delta, with protein sequence MPSTVTPTQFQASLKQGAVAPLYLVVGEDDLLRDTTVAALKTAVLGEGGDTFNCDVFYGDEASGADIVACASEVAVFALRRLVVVKAADKLPARECEALLPYLQTPNDMTALLFAAPKMDGRLKFTQTLARVAVSVDCSTPSDAQLTPWLKEDAARVGVRLSDDALQMLKETCGGSLYSARRELEKLAAYVSSERAATANDVETLRGIEPGASVFDLAIAIGVRDRGRVMGILARNLEAGEAPLRMLGSLAWQYRRIWKVKDLLKQGGRESEAARMLRMDPYKIRTFLGQFSESHLSKALGWFLEVDAKLKGGSGGKPARIVEQLLLRLCDRAPGEGRASSSAGSQPKEAIRTKLVSNIRTITSGKRSKH
- the rpsT gene encoding 30S ribosomal protein S20; translation: MPVIHKSTIRRARQAEKRQERNRATLSAVKGLVKKLQTAVAENKINEAKASLREATSALSKAVTKGVLKANTASRRISRLTLRVNALTASRS
- a CDS encoding secretin N-terminal domain-containing protein; amino-acid sequence: MNPVLSRRLAVACLVACVGLLPPCLLSAEVTPVSIGRVALDFNDVELPVFVRFISELTGKNFVLDDTVKKTGGKISVFSPTKVTPDQAYAMFVSALEVSRLAVVPKGAVYQIVPMGELPPERAVFVYKLKHANATDLAAVLTNLVARSQTVAQAAPGARPPMRPLTEFEAPVQVFADKPTNSLIISATKTAYAKLQSVIQGLDTRRNQVFVEAVILEVEVDRLKQIGSDPLQVIAAGKSGSLQGIAGFNLAPENASTLAQTILGTGAVAAAGAATGGTISILNTVNVRGFLQLLMSLTDTNVLSTPQVLAADNQKAKIVVGENVPFPTGQAQGITGGTLVTIERKDVGVTLELSPQVLEDDLIRLEIKQEISAIEAGTAQTIGTGTSSVPVGPTLTKRSMETTAIAKSGQTLVIGGLVRDNVLLTENKVPFFGDIPLIGWLFRSQSNQTQKLNLLVFLTPQLVKNEIDMVELNARKSAELSTLQRENRIEEPTRIKQEVLEKLERPNGSNRPSPPNAELPTSAQP
- the lptE gene encoding LPS assembly lipoprotein LptE, translating into MNRLSRMRTRGLQTLSVLSPWSSAVALSLLLLAGCGYQFRVEGAGPTIGGTSAPASSEPPPRLVIRTLQNMSFEPNLETRYTNYLRHEFSSGSGAQIVSESEAADLVLTGQILSVNVPTLSFTQTTTLESRTEVIVLVKVEETRTKKVVWMQTAKGASEFFVTTDLQFNRALQNRALEQAGRFIAADLASRFLLQIESGKLSKPTPTPAPTTTGIN